From the genome of Bacteroidota bacterium:
TGAAGAAATGATGATACAGAGAGAAGCAGAATGAATGAATATGCAATAATATTTTTCAGCAAGATTACTCCGTACCAAAAACTCTATCTCCTGCATCTCCAAGACCAGGCAGGATATATCCATTATTATTCAACCCTCTATCCACGACTGCACAAAAAATATCAACATCGGGATGACTCTTTTGCACAATCTTTATACCGGCGGGCGATGCAACTAAACAAACAAATCGAATATTGTTTGCCCCTTTATTTTTCAGGAACGTTAATGCTGCTTTTGCACTTCCTCCTGTAGCCAACATCGGATCAATAAGGAGCACCAAACTTTTCGATAATGTTTTGGGAAATTTTGAATAATAATCAACCGGTTCCAATGTCTCTTCATCACGATATAAACCGACATGACCGACCTTTGCTTCTGGAAGCACATTCATGAATCCTTCCACCATACCCAAACCAGCGCGAAGAATTGGAACAATCACGATATGCTCTTT
Proteins encoded in this window:
- the upp gene encoding uracil phosphoribosyltransferase translates to MSTLTVIDHPLVQRDVSILRDKNTPNHQFRTVLNRIAGMMAFEVTHNFSLQEYALETPLEKTNGVRLKEHIVIVPILRAGLGMVEGFMNVLPEAKVGHVGLYRDEETLEPVDYYSKFPKTLSKSLVLLIDPMLATGGSAKAALTFLKNKGANNIRFVCLVASPAGIKIVQKSHPDVDIFCAVVDRGLNNNGYILPGLGDAGDRVFGTE